CAATTGCCTCACGCCTGTCTGTCCACATCACCAGATATACAACACCTCACTTCCTCTCCTAACCCGTTGCACCATTGAGTCATTTTTTTTACCAActtgcatattttaatttataataggaGGCAATAgccataatttttgtttaatttacccGTTTTAATATCccaaaggtttatttttaaaggatGGTTTTTTAGGGAGAGAGGGGAATATTCTCCCAAATCTTTTTCTCCCAAATTTCTCccaactttaaatttttggaaGAATTGGGCAAACTGTTTGAACAAATTTCAGCATTAGTAATGAGGGTGAGGTTTAGTAGTTACGTCACACTGTGTTAAATTCCCCAGTACCCCCTGTAACAGTGTATAACATTGCCATAAATCCCCCTCTTTCTGAGGCAGTATTAATTGCCAATTTACTGTCTTCTCCATGCAATTAATTTCAGTACAGTGTAACTTGTCATTTGTGTTGCATTTTCTTTGCGATAGGGGAGTGCAAATCAGTACTTTTCTCTCTTTTGTGCCTTTTGGTTTTGAGTATTTGTCCTATAAGTGTGTACAGTATAGTGTAGTGTTAAACTATTTAAAGCAATTCTGAAAAAgtctattctttttttaattaaagattatgGAGAACaagcataaaaataaaaccaatttgtcataaataaaatttcaataagaacAGAGTGGACAGGTTAAGAATTACCAAagaattttcacaataataaaaaaaaatattttatatgtacggTGTTTGTTAACAAAAACcaactgaataaattaattagtaactGAATGTGTAACAACTGATGTACCAAGTAGTACAAGCTGCCTAAGTGAAATTAAAGAAGAGAAAAGCAAAACCATGAGTATTTTTTGGGATTTACTGAAATACATGATATGAGTAGCAAGAGAATCCAAAACAGGATGTTccaaattttgaaatcaaacgAAGTGGATATCAATTAATTTGGGTACTGATTAACTTCAGTACATAACACCATTAACATAATGTTATTAGATATGCAAAAAAGATTGAGAACCTGATTCATAACCTAcatctgataataaattattctattttccATATTTCTGATAAAcaattttatgatattgtttgtaaattatatatctaCTTTAGTTAAAATTTGTCACACAAACAGGATTTATATACTGCGATCTTTGTTAAGAACCACACTCTTGCTTACATGGGGTCGTCTCGAAATGACTGCTGTTTAGTAATTAATGGCTTAAAGAATGTCCACTGACAGAAATAATACTTATCAATCTAAGACCTCAGAAAGAGAAGAAGTAATGACAATTAGAactcatttaaaaaagtttagttcATCCTTTTCCTCTGTCTTGATTGTAAAGTACAAGTACTTGCAATATTGACTAAGTTTATAAAGTTGTCCAAAAATAAACAGCTTATTTATCCACCTGAGGCAGAGATTATATTGTAAATCccaaaatgtagtgttactggtttCTCACTTAAAGATGACAAATTTCTAGAAACCTCTATTACCTTCACAAACCtatcataaaaaactaattttaaacatggaatataattattttatgaaatcatattaatttaacattattatcagtgctgttattttattaatatcatagATCATCCTTAGCTCACCGacagtaaatttaatagtagggtaCAATCAGGAGGTTTTAACCTAATAGGTTTAGTATAGGGTcagatcaaaatttaattttgctatatagctactgtatttaatataaatcacaGCTGTTGGCAACATAGTTTAacttgtgtttgtgtgtttttacagCATGGAGACAAGCAGATCACTCCACAAACTATTCAAACTTTCATTTCCTAAACTATTGCAACAGGTAAATACATGAATTTTGGTTTACAATCTTAGTAGTATACCagaaattaaataacacaatttagaAAATGTACATGTCAGTTCTTTATCAGAAATATTTCCTACAAATAAATGCACAGTATAGAACAGCAAATTAAGAAGAAATTGGTTGTAATACTAagcaaacaagacaaaattgaatcTCTAAAAGTGACTGACTGCATTAAGGCCGTCTTGATTTTTATCTTATAACAATCCAATGGCAATCAAGAATACAGTGTTAGATGATGTTTAAATCACAGGAATTCCAATCTAGGTTATGCTTATATTTGTAGGCTGATGAATCTAGCTTCTGATGCCAAGTTCCATCCCTTCCGATGAGAACCTCCACACATTTTCATGTGAACCTCCACAAAGTTTCATATGTGGATGTCAACTGTCTATTGCAATACAACCTAACctgaaaatattcttaaaatatgatTGCCTAATAAGAGTATTTTAAAACACCACCGTTTCTGTATTGAATTCCAAATAAATGACACTTATTCAACTTATGACCATTATTAATTAggattgtttatttgtattttttgttgaagaggctagaaaatgtttattagatATGTAAGGGGGGGGTTGCTTGTCTTTGGAGGTCCCGTGGTCCCTGAATATATGAGAATCTCCATCTCTCTTCTTCGCTGGACATATGAACAAATCCTCACCActaagcaatatttaaattttttaatgttacaggCATCTTGTTTATGAtcttttatacatacatattttatggtATATAATGTAgagttgaatataaattatataatttatattatactttacatTGATCATTTTAGTCATTTATCATATTGTGTAATATGTGTTACATAAGTATATGACACTATTTTTCACAAATTCAcattattatggtttaaaacgtTATACCAAGATGtgatacataatattttgttcttcgtacagtaaaaatacttttctttgtttttcagacAAACCTTAGCATTCAAACATCTAATGATAGCCAAAGATCTTTCTCTCAACTTTCAAAGCTGCATTCCTTCACATTTCCTTATGAATTTTCCACAAGAAACAAAAAACACTGTAACTGCAAGTGTAATCAAGTAAGTAACTGCAATCttacaaattgaataaaatcctatatttaaaataaaatgaatctgTAGATCTGAGTATTGAATTAAAACTGATTTGATGTTTTCATAACTTGTCTATCTAAATTAGGATAGgttgtttttaaaagaagtaaatgTACCATTGATGCATAAATGTCCCACTCTATGTGACTTGAGCAAGGTCTTTGATTATGTTTATCACGTtgaatcaatatttaaactaaattataatggtGTCACTATGATTTCTACTAAGAATTTTAAAGACTACTCAACTAAACAAagataaatagtttttcaatGGAAACTAATTAAATGAGGTTGTGATCACACTCTTGGCCATTGTAAGGAACTTTTTATTAGGCTTAAATTGTAAactgttatttatctttataaacaaacatggaGTCTTTGGACCCTGTatcaaattaagtaaaatatgtttaatcttttAAGTATTAACTAACATGTGTACCATGATAATAGAAGTAAAAATAGTATTGCAATAGAACACTAAAACAAGAAACAACAGTCATTTTGTAAgtcctaaaaaatatataaaaacttaataagatataaactcaaataaaaagatttaaatttaaactgtataactggctaattaaaaccttattttatgATTTGACTGATATTTTcaattgtcatttaaaatttgtgGTTATGATATTGGCAACATGTTTTATGATTctcagtattaaaaaatatatatgtacaatatgtGTATTTTAGTACCATTTTTACTCTAATATAGGTATACAACTTTAGTGTGTACTTACTTATACTACTTTGTcaaggtttttttgttaaatgACAATAAAGATCTATAAAATCAGGGTGTGttgtaaaaaatcatattttttattgttacagatgctttcagcaaatTCTATTTCAAGTTATACCCAAAGAATTCTTTTTCCATCTGTAAATCCAGACATTTTGTTTATGAGGAATGTAAACCGGCCCCCTTTATTGTTGAAAAAGGTGCTCTTAAAAGTGAACAATGTGAAATCACACAACTTTAGTACAACAACAAACAACCGATTTTGGAATAAGCTGATACCATTTGAAAGTCAAGCTCACATGCCATCTAAACTGTTTGCACATAAGGCTGAGATGGAGCAGCCTGCTACTGAAGGGGTTGGTTGGGCTGGCCAGCCAATCGTCAAGAGAGTCCATTCCATATTACCTGAGGTATATGGTGACGTGTCAGACATCTTCCAGCCAGTGAAGGAGTTGGAAAATCCTAAAGAAGGGTGTAAAAGCCGTCAGGTGTCCACACTGACTGAAACATCTAAAGATAATCCAACACAGTTTGAATGCTTAGAGGAACTATCTGCTGACTGCACCAAAAATGAAGTGGctgaaaatgtttatgaaaaatctCAGAAAAACGTGGCATACACTATGAATCCAGTTGTACCAGAAGATGTCAAGAGTCATGTTAGAAGTCATgatacaatatcttttataaatgaCAGTGTTAAAGAGAAATTAACTGATAAAGTGTTGTCTAAAGAGATGACTAATGAAGAAAGTGTACATGTCATCAGTAAACATGGAGAAAATGAATCaaagcagaaaaatatatttataagaggTATTAAGaaagaaggagtaaaaattagaagTGGAAGTGGATTTTCAAAAACTGGGGTTgttttaaaaacacctaaaaaGAAAATGCGAAAGAAGACTAAAGTTTGCTCTTCAAGGACAGGATCTGCACTGACTGTCAACAAAAAAAGAGGTGCTAAAAAGAAGAGAGAAGCAAAAgtttttagagtaaataaaaaaaataaatatccaacTCAACTTGTTTTAAATCAACGTACCTATACACAACCATtccagaaaaatgttttattcgtgGAAAACAGACAGTTAAAAACGGACACAAGTTCTAGATATCCTGTTAGGCAAAGAACAGAAATTTGTGGAGAAGCAACTACAGATGTAACAAAGAAACTGAATGAATGGAAACCAGAAATGTGTTTGGTAAAAAAAACAGTCAAAACTAGACGAAGAACCCTTGTTTGTGCTTCTAAAATTGCAAGAGATAAGAAAAAACGTAACTTGCCTAAGTGTGTAAAGCCAGAAAAAAAGGTGCCTCCCAAAGTATTAATCTGTCCACCAAAATTGGAAGATGAGTTAGCGGCACAAGGTGAAAAATGTCAGAAACAGGAAGAAGTCAAAATCAGAAAAAGAACTCAGGTTTGCAAACCAGTGATCATATTTGGTAAAGAAAAAACCGAAATCAAAGTCGAAAAAGTCATTCGTgagaaaaaagtaagaaaaataagaTCTAGACACACTACTATATGCCTACCAacagataaaagtaaaaaaaagaaaatgtcaaTGAATTGATGACACTAATTTGAGAAAGTTTAGCTTATTAGTTATATACCTATGTTTTTGTGGTCCTTCATGATTAATATTACCACTGTATCTTTTTCCAATTCATGTGTGTGAGGAACAATAAAAGTCTTTTCATAGAGCATTTTTGCAGTGTTCGTGTATTTGGTTGCTAATATTATCTTGAGGTGGTGTAGTCAGCTTttggttgtattattattttaatttcatctttgCATCCCTTTAAAATAACTTCCTTAAAGACAGAAAAATGGATAAAAATTGTTGTGCTCACTTCGTAGGGAATTCATAGGcatttaaagaaaaaagttaATCTATTCTATAACCAGATCCAGATAAAAGCAGCTAAAGATAAAAATCTGATGTTTTAgagtatatattaattatatacttcagagaatgaaatgttttttaatgattagggaaaaaaataattagggaaattatttttttcattaaatattatttataaaattacatttttttgttaaaatttaacttaataaagtGTACACATAATTCCATTTGGTTCTTTTccatatatattgtaaaaacaaaatcgTTATGtgcaataattttctttttggcTTGATTATAACAAGCTCCAAAATACTACTTGAAATGCTCACAACTATTCATGGAatggtcaaaatatattttatatttttcctgtcttTAGAAAAGATATCTTAAATTGGTgtgactaaaacatttttaattccacCAAATAACCCGCCAAAGTAATGATTTGACCAATTTCAATACTCAAAATCAGTTATGGGCTCATGAAATCTCTCGTGCCACCAAACTAATTTATGTATCATGTTtagacagttttgtttttttttcttagatgTACCTCGCTAGGAAATTCATTGTTTTCACAAATGTTGCAATCTAATTGTAATTCCATATAAACTATGACGTCTTTCAATTAAAAATGGTACAAATATTGGAAGCTTAGACTTCAAACAATGAACTTCAACAATTTTGTACTATAGATGTTTATAGAGAAACAGTTTGAACCTTTCATAGTATAATTGAAGACATACAAGAAATGCTGAAAACCTCCTCAAACACATTACTGTATTGATAAGTGATGAAACTAAACTGTATGCACACAACTTTAGTTGGTGATAGGTAATAAATACTTccatataaacaatgttttacaaatttaagattttaaatattaaaatctgtaaaaactTCATACTTTAGAAATCCTAAATGAAAAGTGGAATGTTCATTTTTTCCAGGTATGTTAGGTTCTTAACCTGAAGGTATGACATTTTGTATAATCATTCACAATATATCTTAACTTCTTAATAAGAAATCACAAAAATCCACTCCTATggcttttaaacttaaataactaTTGAAAGATCACATCACAAAAATACACTAAACTAGTTGCCGTGTATTTTTTACACTTATTGGTGCAAGTGCTCACTAAGAAACGATTTGATTCTCCAACATCAGAGTTTCATCCCAGTGGTGTTTACATTTTGCAAGTTCATATCATATCAACATCAATACTAGAATTTCCTGTGATACCAAAATAGTTAATATgagtataacgacttggattgtagatattaatattaagacatccaagacgatataaactattttttgattagtatgctccgagtgaatattcagtaaaatttatgactagatttttaactattaaatattatctagtttgtcttaaataaaaatcacagttctaaataaaaataatggatttattttaaactggtaaattaaaaagttcaatgtttcagaattttcatcactcttttttccacaaagaattgacaaaattagtaatattaaaaaatgtcctttggcaagaaataaaaatttcagtccaatatatgaaacaaaaaaaatcagaggtctcttctgaaataaaataataaagctttcaaataaaaatcaaataccacttggaaataactcaaattaaaatgttcacttccaACTAAGctcactcaaaataaaaaaataaaaaatcaaacttctctttccactagttgtaccttaacttttaattctttgcaaTTCAagtacaactctctcaaacaattattaatgttccattaatttccaataaaaaattcacaataaaacagtttaaattaaatattaataaattactaaatttccaaaatgcATTCAAAGTTATTagcaaagttcaattttaattcactttgcttgcaagtttgaaccaaatgtaacttgtatgattctattgtgctctattgttcatcaagaatcagttatgcagattgctctgtagtttctataaatttaatttttcctcaaaatctCTCGTGGAACAAAAGTTAGAAACACGGCGCGCACTGTCATTAACTAACTgacaattataacaaaaaaagggtaaaaaattatgagctggcagtttttatagttccccttccacccccttctgatggacatccgcggcgttctctcattggcccagccatatccaacttgagaaacaatagccctctcagatctgacgtaactgcagtgcacaagacaagttctcatcaatttaggcagtgaaccgccttcctaataatttaaagttaccagcactaacttgccaaaggattacatattcgtattcatcctaacttttcacaatctaattaaaattaaattccaatatttctttcccaaaaattttatttaatttatgttttaataaaaaaaatcaaccaatgtagctttaaaaacgctacagtgtTATTAATGTTCTTGTTAtacaaaatccaaatttatattgattgattgttattttcaaaattaattactaatttattataaattattctctCAAACACTTAAGAAAAGGAAGGTAGGAAACCCACCTACCAGCCTAGGTCTATTGGCTTGTTAGACCTCTAGCTATGGATTTTGACCTAGTTTTGGGTTTTCCTTCTTGTAGATCggtttaattttaatctgtcaATTTTCTAGCATATTTCAagtaatttggaaatttttaaagatGAAAAGATATAGTGGAAATGCCAATGGTTAACTTGTGAGGAATTAACAagatttcattataaaattttgtatgtcaTTCTGACCACAAGCTGTTAAATGTTTTAGGTTGTTTATAACTTGTAAGACATCTTTAAGTATAATAAACACTTTGACTATCGAGCAGCATAGTGTCTTATGTACTAACCTCAGGAACTGTTAGATTGCATTAGTGTTATACCAAAGTATGAAAATAAttcaactttttttgtttttgtagtgGTATCATCTTTTTTTGTGTTGgatgttataaaattcaatctgGAACCATTTATCGCATTGCTACAAGTTAAAATCATACGACTCCACAATATTTATGGTGTATGTGATAAAATTGTTGATTTCGAAAGGcctttcacaaaataaaaattatatcggAATATTGAGTGATTATTATTAGTTGTATCGAATTTAAAATTGCCCAATTGCTCCAagaatattcatttaatattacattagtaTACAACAGCTTTTTATGTGATAAAATGGTCactcaaaagtaaaaatatacaataacattaaattctCAAATATATTCAAATCTTCTTGCATATAAGAACAAGAACAGTATATACAGAATCTCTATCAATACTTGTTGTATCTATTCTTATTTAAGTATATATCTTGAACTGCTGTGTTTGAATGCATCTAAATGTTTTGACAACTTATCCAGTGAATCAAGTTTAAACAAAACAGGTGATCATTTGAATAATACACATCACAAAGGacagattttaacattttcattaaataaacatccaaacaaatttaatgtaatacataaatttaaagtaataattttacataaattctttgtgatttttctatattattagtaattttaatggaCTGCATTAAAATCTAAAAAGGAGGCATGGTCGGGAATGATGTTGAAGGTAAAAGAGATAATCACTGTTAGTctgttgttttaaattgttagtttaacATAAACCTGATGCAGGTTACTATTTGAAAACTTTCATGCTATATGATCAATGCAACTTGTttcatgaaaatatgtttttttttttaattaggtagaTATTATTAGTAATGACAGATCAGTAAATTCCTACCCACATAGAAATATATGCCTATCAAAAGTTACCCTCAGACTGCCACGGACAGCGTTAATGTTTCTTGAAAATACTATGAAATCAGTTTATGGCTctcaaaagttttcaaatttattaaagcTAGTGAGGTAAATTAGTACTCTAAGTATTAAAGGCTATGATTGTTGGCTGGAGAAAGCATTATAAACATGTCAGTCCATGAATTAAAAGATTAtactccccccccccacaaaaaaaagtaGCATGTACATGTTTATATAGCCTCTGGATTGTTCCTTTCAACATTGGGAACTGCGTATAACCTTAACAACTGTAATTGTGtaatttgaccagaaattgtgaattcaaaattttaacttttaagcttgaaatgttttttaatagtataatgaCTTTGTTGTTGTATGTTTTTATCCTGAAATAAAGTACTTTACTCATAGATTTGTTAAACTTTAAATgtgctattattgttaataattttattagtttaaagttaTCATCTTTAAATCTAATTCCATGTATCTAGTTGACAAAAgtaattatatcataaaaagtataacaatacTGTATAACCAGAGGCACAGCCAAATGTTAGTTATGAAGGTTGAAACCCCATCCCTAAGTAAATCCTCATAAGGGGCCTGATTTTGGGTCCCAAAAAATAATTGAAGATATACAatctatattgaaaatataagatCTGTATTGTATGATATACTGTACAgtaaccaattgtactgaaaattataaCCCACATTATATCAATCAAATGTTATCAACCAGCTAACTTATATTTAAAgcttcattgtttataaatataaacctcTAGATAGTAAATTCCTCCTTTTCAAAGTTCTGGCCATACTACAGTGAATAACTTTCCTTCgtcagaaaataaaattagaacacattatttttttaagttaataaagttaattAGGAAACATCATGTAATATGACTTTGATGAATGATGAAGAATAGTTGATGATTATGTCCAAAATAAACTTCTCTGTTACATTGCTAGAACAACTCAATTAACAATTGATTTTAATtgacttaattttaattgattttaattttaattgattttaattttaattgatttcaatTGTTAATTGACACAATTCAATTGATTTTTTATCAATCCAAAATTATCTCAGACTCGTTTAATGGGGTAATAAATTGATAAAGATTACCCAAAAGAATCTGATGCCATGAGCCTTTCTTTGAGAATATTGTCTAAATTATTgcttcttattatttttaatcaatttacaattattttttacaattattagaaGATGAAATGGGTTCAAATGAAACATCATACTTGTGATTGTGGGGAGGTCTTTGTTTTTATGATTGGATTTTATGATGGAGCTTTCATTTGCTCATGAAGTTACATTGTGACTTACGTTTGTAATTTACCAAATTCTTAATACAAGTCCTATATATACTTGTCCTATACATATATGCTGCATACATCTGATTGAACATAAATTGTTATGTGGTGTATAAAACTGGAGGAGGGTGACAAGTACCACAACTCCTTGTCAGGATTAATTCTGTAAAATCCAAAGAACAATACGCTTccacaatatatatatagaattgtCACCCTCCTCCAGTTTTG
The Homalodisca vitripennis isolate AUS2020 chromosome 1, UT_GWSS_2.1, whole genome shotgun sequence DNA segment above includes these coding regions:
- the LOC124363121 gene encoding uncharacterized protein LOC124363121, producing the protein METSRSLHKLFKLSFPKLLQQTNLSIQTSNDSQRSFSQLSKLHSFTFPYEFSTRNKKHCNCKCNQMLSANSISSYTQRILFPSVNPDILFMRNVNRPPLLLKKVLLKVNNVKSHNFSTTTNNRFWNKLIPFESQAHMPSKLFAHKAEMEQPATEGVGWAGQPIVKRVHSILPEVYGDVSDIFQPVKELENPKEGCKSRQVSTLTETSKDNPTQFECLEELSADCTKNEVAENVYEKSQKNVAYTMNPVVPEDVKSHVRSHDTISFINDSVKEKLTDKVLSKEMTNEESVHVISKHGENESKQKNIFIRGIKKEGVKIRSGSGFSKTGVVLKTPKKKMRKKTKVCSSRTGSALTVNKKRGAKKKREAKVFRVNKKNKYPTQLVLNQRTYTQPFQKNVLFVENRQLKTDTSSRYPVRQRTEICGEATTDVTKKLNEWKPEMCLVKKTVKTRRRTLVCASKIARDKKKRNLPKCVKPEKKVPPKVLICPPKLEDELAAQGEKCQKQEEVKIRKRTQVCKPVIIFGKEKTEIKVEKVIREKKVRKIRSRHTTICLPTDKSKKKKMSMN